From Chryseobacterium muglaense, the proteins below share one genomic window:
- a CDS encoding toprim domain-containing protein, with the protein MDYLMNWDKIKTEIDIEQYFLFKMGSLFSFDKYKQAYISVQDGKHGDIIRFFTHERTGVKMYYSIVFQDSGDIIQFIKKRILRNTNASPEEINRELKDYLGLGDIKDILKKEAIYFQKKSQPNEPNFKAYGNIIQKLNQHYKYLIGFRKLSQEVLESDLFNNIFFTYQTYANESLGFYLKNINGKIVGINRIQTEENEFFNKKWFDKDSQNRVGFTFSNKLVNTETLSIFESIFDAISFHEIYKLDSIQYCSTNGELSFRKSQLLHDYFMQNSFNKVILGNDNDLAGNYFNLNIIGTFIKEITKISKSENNICIELQSVAERKKINILLQFFKKSNSKFILDDDTELPQSYFTETLSGNINVYFFIIPNEQESIQFFVGLLTRAWDLESIITIYQPIHKDFNEDLIQYKNTIHG; encoded by the coding sequence AGTCTATTCAGTTTTGACAAGTATAAACAAGCTTATATATCAGTTCAAGATGGAAAACACGGAGACATTATCCGTTTTTTTACCCATGAAAGAACTGGAGTAAAGATGTATTATTCTATTGTTTTCCAAGATAGCGGAGATATAATCCAATTTATTAAAAAAAGAATTCTTCGAAATACCAATGCATCTCCAGAGGAAATTAATCGTGAGTTGAAAGATTATTTGGGTTTAGGAGATATAAAAGATATTCTTAAAAAAGAAGCTATATATTTTCAAAAAAAGAGTCAACCAAATGAACCAAATTTTAAAGCTTACGGAAACATTATCCAGAAACTAAATCAACATTATAAATACCTAATTGGCTTTAGGAAGCTATCGCAAGAGGTTTTAGAGTCTGATTTATTCAATAATATATTTTTCACTTATCAAACATATGCCAACGAGAGCCTAGGATTTTATCTTAAGAATATCAATGGGAAAATAGTTGGTATTAACCGGATTCAGACAGAAGAAAATGAATTCTTTAATAAGAAATGGTTTGACAAAGATTCTCAGAATAGAGTAGGCTTCACCTTTTCAAATAAATTAGTAAATACGGAGACATTATCCATTTTTGAAAGTATTTTTGATGCGATAAGTTTTCATGAAATTTATAAGTTAGATTCCATTCAGTATTGCTCTACTAACGGTGAACTAAGTTTTAGAAAATCTCAACTTTTACATGATTATTTTATGCAAAATAGTTTCAACAAGGTCATTTTGGGGAATGATAATGATTTAGCTGGAAATTATTTTAATTTAAATATCATTGGAACTTTCATTAAAGAAATTACGAAAATTAGTAAATCAGAGAACAATATTTGTATTGAATTACAAAGTGTTGCAGAGAGAAAAAAGATTAATATTTTACTGCAGTTTTTCAAAAAATCAAATTCTAAATTCATCCTGGATGATGATACCGAACTTCCACAATCTTATTTTACGGAAACATTATCCGGAAATATAAATGTTTATTTTTTCATTATTCCTAATGAGCAAGAATCTATTCAATTTTTTGTAGGTTTGCTTACGCGAGCCTGGGATTTAGAAAGTATAATTACAATCTATCAGCCTATTCATAAAGATTTCAACGAAGACCTTATTCAATATAAAAACACAATTCATGGCTAA